From the genome of Haloarcula taiwanensis:
TGCGGAGCCGATAGGCGTTGACGAGGTCGTGGTACTCCTCGAACAGCACCGGCAGCATCCGGTAGCCGTACGTGATGAGGAACGTGAACTGCCGGGGGATGCCGAGGCTCCGGAGTCCCCGCGCGAGCGTCTTCGGCCCCATGCTGGAGAAGACAGCCAGGCTCGACACCGAGATGATGGTCAGTTTCAGCGTGAACGGAATCAGCGCCCGTATCGCGGCCAGCGGGTCGCCCGTGAAGGCGGTCACGACGGCGTACGACGCCAGCGTCGAGGCGACGGTAAACGCCATCAGCGCGACCAGAACGAGGCTCACCCGGGAGGCGTACGCGAGCAGCGAGACGAACGCCAGCAGGGCCAGCAGGACGCCCACGTCGTAGAACAGCCACGGGACGAACAGGAAGACGACGTACCACAGCAACAGCACGCGGGGGTCCAGTCGGTGCAGGAACGACCCCTCGTTCTCGTAGGCCGTC
Proteins encoded in this window:
- a CDS encoding ABC transporter permease, with amino-acid sequence MTYLDGLRDATSVDAIKNDLLKTAYENEGSFLHRLDPRVLLLWYVVFLFVPWLFYDVGVLLALLAFVSLLAYASRVSLVLVALMAFTVASTLASYAVVTAFTGDPLAAIRALIPFTLKLTIISVSSLAVFSSMGPKTLARGLRSLGIPRQFTFLITYGYRMLPVLFEEYHDLVNAYRLRSAAPESPGRFRWRHYAYLLKTSMRAFYPMIFNVAKRSRVTVEAMETRGFSHSLHDEASKELQLADMRVRPRDVGFFAGSLAVVAVIAIAL